One region of Bubalus kerabau isolate K-KA32 ecotype Philippines breed swamp buffalo chromosome 6, PCC_UOA_SB_1v2, whole genome shotgun sequence genomic DNA includes:
- the ENSA gene encoding alpha-endosulfine isoform X1: MSQKQEEENPTEETGEEKQDTQEKEGILPERAEEAKLKAKYPSLGQKPGGSDFLMKRLQKGQKYFDSGDYNMAKAKMKNKQLPSAGPDKNLVTGDHIPTPQDLPQRKSSLVTSKLAGPSFRLDRKKLVRKEGESRMP, encoded by the exons ATGTCCCAGAAACAAGAAGAGGAGAACCCTACGGAAGAGACCGGCGAGGAGAAGCAG GACACCCAAGAGAAAGAAGGTATTCTCCCTGAGAGAGCTGAGGAGGCAAAGCTAAAAGCCAAATATCCAAGCCTAGGACAAAAGCCTGGAGGCTCCGACTTCCTCATGAAGAGACTCCAGAAAGGG CAAAAGTACTTTGACTCAGGAGACTACAACATGGCCAAAGCCAAGATGAAGAATAAGCAGCTGCCCAGTGCAGGACCAGACAAGAACCTGGTGACCGGTGACCacatccccaccccccaggatCTGCCCCAGAGAAAGTCCTCGCTCGTCACCAGCAAGCTTGCGGG GCCGTCATTCAGATTGGATAGGAAAAAGTtggtgaggaaggaaggagagagcagGATGCCGTGA
- the ENSA gene encoding alpha-endosulfine isoform X5 — protein sequence MSQKQEEENPTEETGEEKQDTQEKEGILPERAEEAKLKAKYPSLGQKPGGSDFLMKRLQKGQKYFDSGDYNMAKAKMKNKQLPSAGPDKNLVTGDHIPTPQDLPQRKSSLVTSKLAGLK from the exons ATGTCCCAGAAACAAGAAGAGGAGAACCCTACGGAAGAGACCGGCGAGGAGAAGCAG GACACCCAAGAGAAAGAAGGTATTCTCCCTGAGAGAGCTGAGGAGGCAAAGCTAAAAGCCAAATATCCAAGCCTAGGACAAAAGCCTGGAGGCTCCGACTTCCTCATGAAGAGACTCCAGAAAGGG CAAAAGTACTTTGACTCAGGAGACTACAACATGGCCAAAGCCAAGATGAAGAATAAGCAGCTGCCCAGTGCAGGACCAGACAAGAACCTGGTGACCGGTGACCacatccccaccccccaggatCTGCCCCAGAGAAAGTCCTCGCTCGTCACCAGCAAGCTTGCGGG
- the ENSA gene encoding alpha-endosulfine isoform X4 has protein sequence MSQKQEEENPTEETGEEKQDTQEKEGILPERAEEAKLKAKYPSLGQKPGGSDFLMKRLQKGQKYFDSGDYNMAKAKMKNKQLPSAGPDKNLVTGDHIPTPQDLPQRKSSLVTSKLAGGQVE, from the exons ATGTCCCAGAAACAAGAAGAGGAGAACCCTACGGAAGAGACCGGCGAGGAGAAGCAG GACACCCAAGAGAAAGAAGGTATTCTCCCTGAGAGAGCTGAGGAGGCAAAGCTAAAAGCCAAATATCCAAGCCTAGGACAAAAGCCTGGAGGCTCCGACTTCCTCATGAAGAGACTCCAGAAAGGG CAAAAGTACTTTGACTCAGGAGACTACAACATGGCCAAAGCCAAGATGAAGAATAAGCAGCTGCCCAGTGCAGGACCAGACAAGAACCTGGTGACCGGTGACCacatccccaccccccaggatCTGCCCCAGAGAAAGTCCTCGCTCGTCACCAGCAAGCTTGCGGG TGGCCAAGTCGAATGA